From a region of the Hemiscyllium ocellatum isolate sHemOce1 unplaced genomic scaffold, sHemOce1.pat.X.cur. scaffold_640_pat_ctg1, whole genome shotgun sequence genome:
- the LOC132814036 gene encoding multiple epidermal growth factor-like domains protein 6, translated as MNHSAYCGDDGDCGKWRSCCETPCGRRCVHPFMGQSRSLSVSDRTSGMCPSPARLSAVCNLKYGELCEEDNDCYAWQMCCNTSCGQRCVHSYRSRGSEQRCPSPSRLSHVCTMSFHTQCNEDSDCEGWQTCCNTTCGNRCVFKFLSRPTQCPASTRLDPFCEMKLGDVCQNDTDCHAWSSCCNATCGKRCVPRFLMSRDDTCPAPHRLEPMCDLKLGDRCSGDEDCDAWQSCCESTCGNICIPSFMDDDEEGECPAPSRVKRHSNVSCVTDEDCGSWEQCCDMGCGRKCVHSSSLHKGESQCPHSRTLGKVCNMTLGDECEADTDCDRWQMCCDAGCGKRCVFRFFKGENGSCPDARRLTPMCNVNYGQECTNDDDCDLWLSCCEAGCGKRCVHRYHKRGKRDAECPKPFQMQHICDRDDAEECEVDEDCARWKQCCNVGNCGKRCVYGVHRQEEAFECPAESRLQPICQMKLGSQCSTDDDCDIWQKCCETGCGRRCIMSFKPGVSPKGQGSTCPDTTRLHYVCRMNFTAPCDGDDSCGHWASCCNTECGPRCVSQWFARKPADQCPEEDSLSMFCQISTGRSCNDNGDCDGYHSCCDAGCGKKCIPKCFTGGQERGIVCELSGVLRQIMEWCCEG; from the exons ATGAATCACAGCGCCTATTGTGGAGATGATGGGGATTGTGGCAagtggaggtcatgttgtgagaCACCTTGTGGTAGACGCTGTGTCCACCCCTTCATGGGGCAGAGCAGGAGTTTGTCCGTCTCAG atcGGACATCTGGAATGTGTCCTTCTCCTGCTCGCCTCTCTGCCGTGTGTAACCTGAAGTACGGTGAGCTGTGTGAGGAAGATAATGACTGCTACGCATGGCAGATGTGCTGCAACACCAGCTGTGGGCAACGCTGTGTCCATTCCTACCGCAGCAGGG GGAGCGAACAAAGGTGTCCCTCACCTTCCAGACTGAGCCACGTCTGTACCATGAGTTTCCACACTCAGTGCAATGAGGACAGCGACTGCGAGGGTTGGCAAACCTGCTGCAATACCACCTGTGGGAACAGATGTGTCTTCAAGTTCCTGTCCAGAC CGACCCAGTGCCCTGCCTCCACCCGCTTGGACCCATTCTGTGAGATGAAGTTGGGAGACGTGTGTCAGAATGACACTGACTGCCATGCCTGGTCATCATGCTGCAATGCCACCTGTGGAAAGAGATGTGTACCTCGTTTCCTCATGAGCC GTGATGATACCTGTCCTGCTCCCCACCGCCTGGAGCCCATGTGTGACCTGAAACTCGGAGATCGTTGCAGCGGAGATGAAGACTGTGATGCCTGGCAGAGCTGCTGTGAGAGCACATGTGGAAACATCTGTATCCCCAGTTTCATGGATGATG ATGAGGAAGGAGAGTGCCCCGCTCCGTCCCGGGTGAAGAGACATTCGAATGTATCGTGTGTGACAGATGAGGACTGCGGGAGCTGGGAACAATGCTGCGACATGGGCTGCGGAAGGAAATGTGTTCACAGCAGCTCACTGCACA AGGGAGAGTCCCAGTGCCCACACAGCCGTACCCTGGGCAAGGTCTGTAACATGACGTTAGGAGATGAGTGTGAGGCTGATACTGACTGTGACCGTTGGCAAATGTGCTGTGACGCTGGCTGTGGAAAAAGATGTGTTTTCCGATTCTTCAAAGGAG agaaTGGGAGCTGCCCGGATGCCAGGCGCCTTACCCCGATGTGCAATGTTAACTACGGCCAGGAGTGTACAAATGACGATGACTGTGATCTGTGGCTCTCGTGCTGTGAGGCCGGATGTGGGAAGAGATGTGTCCATCGGTATCACAAACGCG GGAAGCGAGACGCAGAGTGTCCCAAACCATTCCAGATGCAACATATCTGTGACCGGGACGATGCCGAGGAGTGTGAGGTAGACGAGGACTGCGCAAGGTGGAAGCAGTGCTGTAACGTCGGGAACTGCGGCAAACGCTGCGTCTATGGGGTCCACAGGCAAG AGGAAGCCTTTGAATGTCCAGCAGAATCTCGTCTCCAGCCCATTTGTCAGATGAAACTGGGCTCTCAATGTTCCACTGATGACGACTGTGATATCTGGCAAAAGTGTTGTGAGACTGGATGTGGGAGGAGATGTATCATGAGCTTCAAGCCTGGAG tgtctccTAAAGGCCAAGGATCCACATGTCCGGACACGACCAGACTGCATTATGTCTGTCGGATGAACTTCACCGCTCCCTGCGATGGAGACGATTCCTGTGGTCACTGGGCATCGTGCTGTAACACGGAATGTGGACCTCGATGTGTGTCACAGTGGTTTGCGAGAA AGCCTGCTGACCAGTGCCCAGAGGAGGACAGCCTCTCCATGTTCTGTCAGATCAGCACCGGGCGTTCCTGTAATGACAACGGGGACTGTGATGGATACCACTCGTGTTGTGATGCTGGCTGTGGGAAGAAATGCATCccaaagtgtttcacaggag GCCAAGAGAGAGGAATTGTGTGTGAGCTGTCTGGTGTACTGCGGCAGATCATGGAGTGGTGTTGTGAAGGCTGA